A region of Silurus meridionalis isolate SWU-2019-XX chromosome 17, ASM1480568v1, whole genome shotgun sequence DNA encodes the following proteins:
- the LOC124400175 gene encoding collagen alpha-2(XI) chain has translation MQENQQGLSGTDGLLGVQGNEGDPGDIGHRGAPGRPGERGRPGSAGVPGFQGKQGATGKKGSSGETGEPGPSGPVGPKGLPGLGGEKGHAGVPGQKGISGILGMPGPVGTSGLKGNQGVAGPKGYTGAKGEQGDPGPRGPPAQPGPPGLPGILGMKGLKGVRGSSGPKGKKGQRGEPGKPGLPKSRKKQKTNTTEMNRSRSQNPTKMKPHRSKRSHHSAHENTDAEAQPQGTKEHPATTCRELTLVHPHLHDGFYYVDPNHGSPSDALQVFCNFTAGGFTCVSPVQSEFAGNWNVTTGNQSQRFSGAQKDGVEYAQLGIVQLRFLRLHSLSVTQTLTISCSSDLHFTPGLLQFRGDSGSEIGFSSAVYSSSSEVQMKFSGKGEEMNLLPIRDMRLSEGEQQEIRFRAELGPLCFL, from the exons ATGCAGGAAAACCAGCAA GGTCTCAGTGGCACTGATGGTTTATTGGGAGTTCAGGGCAACGAGGGAGATCCA gGTGACATAGGACACAGAGGAGCTCCAGGAAGACCAGGAGAACGTGGCAGACCA GGTTCTGCAGGAGTTCCTGGGTTTCAGGGGAAACAAGGAGCGACCGGGAAAAAG GGTTCCTCTGGAGAAACAGGAGAACCTGGACCTTCTGGACCAGTTGGACCAAAA GGACTTCCTGGGCTTGGTGGTGAAAAGGGACATGCTGGTGTTCCAGGACAAAAG GGAATTTCTGGAATCTTGGGAATGCCAGGACCCGTTGGAACATCTGGACTGAAG GGAAACCAAGGTGTTGCAGGACCCAAAGGCTACACAGGTGCAAAAGGTGAACAG GGAGATCCAGGTCCTCGTGGTCCTCCAGCTCAGCCTGGACCTCCTGGACTTCCT GGCATTTTAGGGATGAAG GGACTGAAGGGTGTGAGAGGATCGTCAGGGccgaaaggaaagaaaggacaACGAGGAGAACCA GGGAAACCAGGACTTCCTAAATctcgaaaaaaacaaaaaacaaacaccacagAGATGAACAGAAGCAGATCACAAAAT CCAACCAAAATGAAACCTCACAGAAGTAAGAGATCTCATCACTCTGCTCACGAAAACACAGACGCAGAAGCTCAGCCTCAGGGAACGAAAGAGCATCCAGCAACCACCTGCAGAGAGCTCACACTCGTTCATCCTCACCTCCATGATG GATTTTATTATGTGGATCCGAATCACGGCAGTCCTTCTGATGCACTGCAGGTTTTCTGTAACTTTACAGCCGGTGGATTTACCTGTGTCTCACCTGTCCAATCAGag TTTGCAGGAAATTGGAATGTGACGACAGGAAATCAGTCACAGCGATTCAGTGGAGCTCAGAAAGATGGG GTTGAATATGCACAGCTCGGCATTGTGCAGTTGAGGTTCCTGCGTCTCCACAGTCTCTCTGTGACTCAAACCCTCACCATCTCCTGCTCCTCTGATCTCCACTTCACTCCAGGACTTTTACAATTTCGAGGAGATTCAGGAAGTGAAATCGGTTTCTCCAGTGCTGTTTACTCGAGCAGCAGTGAG gtGCAGATGAAATTttcaggaaaaggagaagagatgaATTTGCTTCCCATCAGAGATATGCGTTTATCTGAAGGAGAACAGCAAGAAATCAGATTCAGAGCTGAACTCGGGCctctgtgctttttatag